The Vigna radiata var. radiata cultivar VC1973A chromosome 6, Vradiata_ver6, whole genome shotgun sequence DNA segment acttCACCTTTGAAGCCGGTTTTGTGAAGTTAACTTAAGTTTAAAGTTCACTTATTAACTATTACAAATGTTTAGCCAAAGTTACTTTGTCCTTGTGAATACTTCTGACTATGATTGTTTTGGGGTTACCATGTGATGTGAAATTTCTACTGTTTCAAAGTTTTCTCACTTAGAATTTCTTGTTTCCAATATGACATTTGTTAATAATCTTAAACATTTATTTAGTGCAAGGATACATTTGGTTGGTTTGTATGCTGTGATGTTGCAATATTTTACACGCAGGTCCTAAATTATATTTGTGATTCCCTCGTGTATTTACCTTTGGCATTCAAACAGTAGTAGTAGGTTATACATTCAATTATAATCTAGCTATTGGTGTCATAAGGTTTGTTGATACAGGATTAAGTATATGAAACTACAAAAGAATTGCTGTTTCACTTTATCCTTTTTTCACTGTGCAGAATTGGGATGTGCAGAGGACTAGTTTGTTGTGCTATAGACTTTTACTATGGAGTTAAATACAAGTTACGACATTGAACTTTCACAAATTGAAGAAAGAACACAGCATGAGTTGTGGCCTCTAGATCAAATTGATCCAACCAATGCAAAGTTTCCATGTTGTCTGGTTTGGAATCCATTTCCAGTGGTCTCATGGTTGGCTCCCTTCTTTGGTCACGTTGGAATTTGTAGGGAGGATGGAGTTATTATAGATTTTTCAGGCTCACATGAAGTGCATGTCGATGATTTTGCGTTTGGTTCAGTGGCAAGATACTTGCAACTCGATCGTGAACAGGTCATTTCTCAAATACAATATCTAATTCCCTTGTTGCCCTCTTTCTACACAGTTTCTtctcatttataaatatattcatgttTTGCAACATAATATCATACCAAATTCAGTTAACTATGTTTTGTTGGTTATAGGAATTTGTGCTACTAATGGTCTTTTATagtcaattaaaattaaagtatggGTGCATCATAAACTCTGTCCATTAAATTTTTTGGTTGGTGTCAattgtttaattgtttagaagCACAATAAACTCTTAGTTGACATTCtttgtgttggaagtcccacatcgactagagataaggtcaatttataatatataagtgaggtatAAACTTCACTTTACAAACCggttttataagattgagttagatttaaaaactcactttctaatatgataTCAGAACTACGCTTCAAACCTACTTCTAATACTTTGTGATCTCAAATGTTGTTGCAGTGTTGCTTCCCTCCTAACCTATCTGCACACAAATGCAAGCAACGTTACCGACATGGTGATTATGGCACTGCAATCGCATGGGATGATGCATTACAAGCCAGTCTGCGGGATTATGAGACCAAAACTCACAACATTTTTACTTGCAACTGCCACTCATTTGTGGCTAACTGTCTGAATCGTGTTTGTTACGGCGGATCAATGGACTGGAACATTGTGAATGTAGCGGCTTTGATTATGTTGAAGGGTCACTGGGTTGGTTTCTGGGCAATTGTAAGATCTTTCATGCctttttttatggtttctttCTTAGGAGTTGTGATGATTGGATGGCCCTTCTTACTTGGACTACTATCAGTGTCTCTGCTTTTGATGTTGTGGTTTGTAGTTGGCACTTACGTTGTTGGAAACCTATCACACTGTTAAAAATGCTTATGCTTTGCTTGTTCTCTCTTCACCAAGTAACAGTTTTAGATCTGATTTTGGaataaaaagttgttatttCTTTTGGAAAGTTGATCAAGTAGTTTATTAGAGTTTGTATTATTGTGCAATCATATTTGTGTAGATGGTGAAACTGTTATGCAACCTATGAGCATACTGTTTCAAGTTTCAGATTCTCATGTCTTTTAAGCATTGACACATTTATTTTTGATAGCAAGATGGAATGTCTTTTGTgaacaaaacttaaatttttatccTGAAAGCTTCacgattaaaattaaattaatttagaatacataaataaatataaattttattttacaactcTGTTTTTGAGTTTAGTTaagttcaaaatttataatatcaattCTATTATTAAAGtctatcttaattatatttagggataaatatgtttttagtctctatactttgggacgattttggttttagtccctctttcaaactaaggtaaaatttagtccttcaactttagaaaactctggttttagtcatttttaccaaatttttttaactttattttctcagttaatattgaagcaaaaatgtgtcaaacagtgtaaacaatccaaatgctataatgaaacgtgcttgaaacaacaaataaagttaaaaaaaattggtaaaaaggactaaaaccataattttctaaagttgaatgactaaattgtatcttagtttgaaagagggactaaaaccaaaatcgtcccaaagtatagggactaaaaacatatttaacccttatatttattattggttgaattatattgttttattttttggactTAAAATCCCCATTTAAGTAATGAACTCTTTAGTAttggttaaattttattatagatcatcaaatattatttaggaaaaaagaatttagttcctaaacattaatttttttaaaaaaatatagtttaaaaaaactcattttagtcactcaaatttaatatttagagattaaaattatattttatcaattttaacacACTAAAATATTACCCGAAATCActtaattttgaattcattattaatttcaaCGGACGTATAAATATATTAGAAGAAACAATTCAAGGAATGTACGGAATATCataccttgttttttttttcttttctccatcatcttcttttctcttaggttaaaaatataaatgtagaATTGAGTCTAATATAACCTTATGCTTATTTATTTGCATCTTTCATTACTCTTTCAAACTGGATTTTTCACATctaacatataattttaatatttttatctttttagaaataatttatcTCATATTCCAATCCTCTAATTCATCTCGTTCTAAtttatttagggttaaatatgtttttagtccctatactttggagcgattttggttttagtccctctttcaaattatggtacaatttagtccttcaactttagaaaactctggttttagtcctttttaccaatttttttaactttatttgctgtttcaaacgcgtttctcagttaacattgaagcaaaaatgtgtcaaacagtgtaaacaatccaaatgctacaatgaaacgtgcttgaaacaaaaaataaagttaaaaaaatttggtaaaaaggactaaaaccagagttttctaaagttgaaggactagattgtaccatagtttgaaagagggactaaaaccaaaatcgtcccaaagtatagggactaaaaacatatttaacccatttatTTATCTAGTCGTTTATatcatttaatcaatttaatcaaagttatccttaataacataaatattcctaagatgtattaatattttgtatatatttattttagtggGATGTTACAAACTaacatttatcaaaatttaaaaataaaaaaatgtttacaagCTGAACAAATTTCAAGTCTTACCAGGCAAATTATGTTAACtaagaaaacatgttatatatattactaaataTTTGAGATTAAAGTCGTATTCATCTTTTAGGTTCAATCATTTTGTTAcattaattattgaatattttagatGTATTTggatttattcaataaataatcaaattaatctttttttatatctattttaatgtatttcCTTAATAAAACCAAAACTCGATTTTAACATTTATAGAAGTGATAACactaaaagaataattttcttCCTTATTAAGGTCACATGacatttttatatatcaatCTACTTATTCTCAAACACCATAGCAAATGATATGACaaaaggaacaaaaaaaaatagttgaaacTATATATACATTATGCTTAATGTTAATGTACTTATCCATCACTAAAGTGATATTATTCTTAATGCCtaatattattatacataaaatGACATCTTTGATAGAAAGAATGGTTGACTTTAAGAGATAGTAGATtgaatttcaaaagtttttcaCAATTAGACATTAAAACtaagagtaataatatcataatacatttttacattcattttgacatatgatataaaaataaaatagttatgaaagtgtaaagttttatattttttaaaatagaagaaaagaaaaaataaataaagataatatcaaataaatgtaaaaagcttaaatatatcaaaagaatatttttctaaaactaaattcaaatattcataGTTTAAAAAATGTCAACAGCATATTGTTCTTTACACTTCCATTTtatcaaaacataattataaaccAAACTTAAAGAGTGAAtagtaaagagaagaaaaaaatagtcaaagatttatattatttcacttaaaaaagaaagttccattttaattgtttaataaaCATGATTAGACTCACTATTATCATTACaagaaaatgagaaggaaagaaaatcatcaaaaatatcataaacCTCGCAAGATCTCCTATATTGTGAAAGATCCTTCATCTGAACCATCTTGACAAtcctaattaataattacaacCTAATATGGGAGGGGtgtattagaaaatttatattattatcttttagaTTATTTGGCAAAGTTTGAcctaaaccttttaaaaaatgatgATTCAGTTCAAGAAGAAAGGCAAAGTTGTAAAACACAGTATGTCACCTATTTTTCTACTATTTTATCACACCAATAAGAAGGCATTCCCCTCACAGTGAGAGTCTTCTATTTGTATATTACCAAATCAAAAACAATATCCGTTGTCATCTCTACCAGTGCTTCTACAGTACTTATACTCACGTCATGGCATCTTATATTCAAATCATTCAGTAAAACgtttaaaaatacatttcattagaaaagaaaagattgcCCAAAATAATCTctttatatttactaaaaagaaaaatacacaacaaAATAATGAGTGTATAGGTGTATCGTTCAATCATCAAGATCTTATTAGTTTTTGCATCGTGCAACAGAGTCTGGACTTCAGAGCCCGAAGTATACATGTTAATCAGAACTTTTAAATAGCTATACCGTTGTGACAAGTGGGCAACAAAAAAGTTacaaaagaacacaaaaaaagaaatcaagCTCCATACTTGGGAGCTTTCCAAAGCTTAAAGGCTATCTCATGCAAGAACCTATCTGCCGGTATTGTAAGATTTCCACCCCACTGCATGGCAAGAAGAGAGAAATAGTGAAGCAAACATTATTGAGTAACATGAATTACATGGTAGCTTAAACGAGTGACAAGCTTACGAAAATTCCACAATGGTTAGAACTCAAACCATGATACTTCACAAAAAGTGTATTTAGAACTCAAACCATGATTCTTCACAAAAGGTGTAAACTCTTGccgaataaaaaaaaaattatggtatACTAGAGGGAACACTTAAGTAAAAACGAAAGTTTTAAAGATTGAAGTCTGTTAGGTTGTGTAGATTGGACAGGAGATTTTAAGATCAAGAAATAGATCAAGACCAGgtaaaggaaaaatagaaacattaaTCGGGAAAAATCATTACTCAATTGTAAATAAAACACGAAGAAAAATCTTTAAGCACACCTTCATAAAGTCTTCAAAAGAAAATCTCTCTGCGTTATCCTTGCGAGTCACAGCATATTGCCATTGGGCAATTAACATGGGAGAAAATGACCTGTATCATTTCATATGAGATAAATAATCAAACCAATCCAAAGAGAAAGCAAATATTCCTAATCTTCAATTACTATAACTTAGGTAGTATTTGGTTGACATGTGCATATCATAACATGAGTCCTATTTATGTTTGcatattttggaaatataaaagaacacagtaaaagtaaaaaatttatccATTTTGGTTCCACCTAAAAGCATAGAACcaaggaaaaatgaaatatcTATTTCATTCTGTCCATGGGCTAAATGCTGCTTTAATTACCTTACATCCTTTCGAGGAATCCCTCCTTTCATACCGTAACTTTGTAGAGGATAAAGGACGGAAAGATGAGAGTTCTTCTCATCAACCCTCTTTGAAACAGGAAACTTGGAATCGTCACCCTCCAAGACATTGCCATAGCTCATGACAACGGACAAATGCAGACGTGAACCGATGTCAGATCCGGGCTGTGCTTGACTCGTTATCCCTCCAACCAAAGCATTCATATACCCCACATCAGCAGCAACCACTTCCTGTTCACCAGCTCCAACGTGAAAGAAAACAAGATCATAATGGTCATTGTCCAGCACCTTCCCTTCTTCGAGGCCAAGCAACTTGAGCAGCTCAAGGGCCACAACCTCGGCAGAACGACCTCCCAGTAACTCGTTCAGTTGAAGCACACTAAATCCAAGTTTGGCACTAAAAGACTTCAAGCTTGAATTGTTGGTCAAAATAGCAGCTTTCATTCCCATAAACCTGTATTTGGAAAAAGAAACCATTTATTTGATCtatttaaatcaatcatttgaTTCTTAGAGATGACACATTTAAGAATCAGTCCCTCTGTGAAAAAACTGAAGTTTTAGTACCTGTAATAGAAGTCCTTTATTTAGTATAAATGGTTCCTTGTTGTTCTTATGTTTCTTATGTCTTTGACCCTTAAAAACTAAACTTTCAGTCCTTAACTTCTAAGGACTAAAatctaacctttttttttttatatatatatttgatcaaGACCCTGTTTGGATATCTTCTCAGTAAGCACttgcaaaagaagaaaataaataaggaaaaataagCCGAGTTTCTCATATAAGCTAAAACCATCTTATTCACTTCATCTTTTATAGAAACTAtctcatttaactttttttcaaagcCTCATTTTAACTTACTCACGAACTAATTCTAACTTACCGGAAAAACATAATTCAAATACcttgttattttcttcttttaaaaatccaTACATGACccaaacaattataaatactaTAGGGAAGTTTATCCACAGAAGCAAAAAAGGattatttaacatttacaaacaaaaaaattgaaaatggaaaacaaataaagaaaataccTATCAGACAAGGTTTGTTTTGGTGGATCCTCTTGGCTATCACCATCACTGATTTCCCCCTTCTAAAAAGGAATGAAAGAATATCACAACgatgaaagaaaaaaccaaaacttGAGCAAATGGGTCTCACCATATTAGAATAAGTATGACATGCATCCAACAGCACTGCAAATTCTCTAACTGCCCTCTCATCCCCGCTTTCTGAAAACTACATATCCAAGTGAATTTAAATGTGGCAGGAGCAAAAATgggagaaaaagaaattgaaaagtttGTTGGGCATTATTACAAACAAATGGAGGTTGTGGATTGAGAATAAGGGAACCTGAGGGTGGAGAATTCGGGAGACTCAAGAAACCGCAGGAAGATAGAGAAGCGAGAGAGTGAAGGTGGGAGTGCGATGAATCGACGAAACGAGCAAATCCATCGCCGAATAAGACCAGCGATCGACTTGGCTTGTCTGCCATTGTTTCCTGCTTCTCAGTTCTTCACAATTTTGGAATCAGATGCAGAGAGAGAATAAAGTGAAATGAAGAATGATTATTGTGGGAGtgtctttatattattatatatttaatttttattataaaaaaataaggcaTAAAACTTTTATACGAAAATATTCactacattttttatataagggGTATTGTGCAAGGAGTGtctctatattattatataaggagtgtctctaatttttttttatttaataattttatggtagtaaaatattttatatactgTGTTGTAGGaaatatgttataaataatatttccatCTTAAGCTAACGTTTTATGACCATGATTATAAATCACAAGTTTGGGTCCACTTTTGACCACCCTAAGAAAATtctcaaaatatgaaaaaccaCAAGAATGAAGAAATCCTTAAAcaaatctttcaaaaaatacaaaactctAATGTTAAACTTGAAAAATGTCAATCTGTTTTttattaggaaaatgatattttaacatcattttttgacactattttgacactctacacgtgtcaaaatgtgattggacgatttcaaattaaaaaaacaaattttggtttttctcttccaaatatacctctgcctcaactttttaatttgaaatcgtccaatcacattttgacacgtggtgtcaaaaaatgatgttaaaatatcattttcctttttattattaaattgatacAATGAAATGGT contains these protein-coding regions:
- the LOC106763869 gene encoding protein REVERSION-TO-ETHYLENE SENSITIVITY1 translates to MELNTSYDIELSQIEERTQHELWPLDQIDPTNAKFPCCLVWNPFPVVSWLAPFFGHVGICREDGVIIDFSGSHEVHVDDFAFGSVARYLQLDREQCCFPPNLSAHKCKQRYRHGDYGTAIAWDDALQASLRDYETKTHNIFTCNCHSFVANCLNRVCYGGSMDWNIVNVAALIMLKGHWVGFWAIVRSFMPFFMVSFLGVVMIGWPFLLGLLSVSLLLMLWFVVGTYVVGNLSHC
- the LOC106763997 gene encoding uncharacterized protein LOC106763997 isoform X2, which encodes MADKPSRSLVLFGDGFARFVDSSHSHLHSLASLSSCGFLSLPNSPPSESGDERAVREFAVLLDACHTYSNMGEISDGDSQEDPPKQTLSDRFMGMKAAILTNNSSLKSFSAKLGFSVLQLNELLGGRSAEVVALELLKLLGLEEGKVLDNDHYDLVFFHVGAGEQEVVAADVGYMNALVGGITSQAQPGSDIGSRLHLSVVMSYGNVLEGDDSKFPVSKRVDEKNSHLSVLYPLQSYGMKGGIPRKDVRSFSPMLIAQWQYAVTRKDNAERFSFEDFMKWGGNLTIPADRFLHEIAFKLWKAPKYGA
- the LOC106763997 gene encoding uncharacterized protein LOC106763997 isoform X1 — its product is MADKPSRSLVLFGDGFARFVDSSHSHLHSLASLSSCGFLSLPNSPPSESGDERAVREFAVLLDACHTYSNMKGEISDGDSQEDPPKQTLSDRFMGMKAAILTNNSSLKSFSAKLGFSVLQLNELLGGRSAEVVALELLKLLGLEEGKVLDNDHYDLVFFHVGAGEQEVVAADVGYMNALVGGITSQAQPGSDIGSRLHLSVVMSYGNVLEGDDSKFPVSKRVDEKNSHLSVLYPLQSYGMKGGIPRKDVRSFSPMLIAQWQYAVTRKDNAERFSFEDFMKWGGNLTIPADRFLHEIAFKLWKAPKYGA